A section of the Ascaphus truei isolate aAscTru1 unplaced genomic scaffold, aAscTru1.hap1 HAP1_SCAFFOLD_3146, whole genome shotgun sequence genome encodes:
- the LOC142483282 gene encoding clathrin light chain B-like yields the protein MEVCSEDVKVKIKVGFDDLVTTPVNGGDIYQDSAGFSDGYAAISHADRLTQEPESIRKWREEQKKRLEELDAASKVTEQDWREKAKKDLEEWYLRQSEQMEKNKVSNRSVRVREKVGEVHNERHHYKE from the exons ATGGAAGTTTGTAGTGAAGATGTCAAGGTAAAAATAAAAg TGGGTTTCGATGACCTGGTGACCACTCCAGTGAACGGAGGAGACATTTACCAA GACTCTGCTGGCTTCAGTGATGGCTACGCAGCTATATCACATGCCGACCGCCTGACCCAGGAGCCAGAGAGCATTCGGAAATGGAGAGAGGAACAGAAGAAGCGCCTGGAGGAGCTGG ACGCGGCTTCCAAGGTGACAGAGCAGGACTGGAGAGAGAAAGCCAAGAAGGACCTAGAGGAGTGGTATCTGAGGCAGAGCGAACAGATGGAAAAAAACAAGGTCTCAAATAGGTCGGTACGGGTCAGGGAAAAGGTTGGGGAGGTACACAATGAACGACATCATTATAAAGAATAA